TTCGCCGGGCGTCCGACGGTTCCGACCGAGTATTTCTTGCGTCAGAATTACCCTAATCCATTCAATGCGGTGACGCGGATCAGTTATGGGCTGAAGGAAGACGTGGCGGTGAAGGTGAAGGTGTTTGACGTTCTTGGTCGAGAAGTGATCACATTGGTGGATGCTCCGCAACGTGCAGGCTACTACACAGCGCTATGGTCGGGACGAAATGCATCGGGAACATCGGTCGGATCGGGGGTCTATTTTTGCCGTATTGAAGCGGGAGCATTCAACAAGTCGATGAAGATGACGTTGGTGAAGTAATGACGTTTTCGGCATGTTGCCAACTCGATTTTGCATACGCGAATTATGGGTGAATCGAGCTCGACGACATCCCGTTGCGTG
This genomic window from Calditrichota bacterium contains:
- a CDS encoding T9SS type A sorting domain-containing protein, with the protein product AQHRYDEAIAGFEAIIDNADCRADSVFAVIDAGTLHLEAQEWAQRDTVDRVRSVFGSRQELSPVSYEAHRKRTDELLAMLGGGEFAGRPTVPTEYFLRQNYPNPFNAVTRISYGLKEDVAVKVKVFDVLGREVITLVDAPQRAGYYTALWSGRNASGTSVGSGVYFCRIEAGAFNKSMKMTLVK